The Tamandua tetradactyla isolate mTamTet1 chromosome 8, mTamTet1.pri, whole genome shotgun sequence genome includes a window with the following:
- the CNGA4 gene encoding cyclic nucleotide-gated channel alpha-4: MSQDSKVKTTESSPPAPSKTRKSLPVLDPSGDYYYWWLNTMVFPVMYNLIIIVCRACFPDLQHSYLVAWWVLDYTSDLLYLLDIVVRFHTGFLEQGILVVEKSRISNRYVRTWSFLLDLASLLPTDVAYVRLGPHTPTLRLNRFLRAPRLFEAFDRTETRTAYPNAFRIAKLMLYIFVVIHWNSCLYFALSRYLGFGRDAWVYPDPAQPGFERLRRQYLYSFYFSTLILTTVGDTPLPAREEEYLFMVGDFLLAVMGFATIMGSMSSVIYNMNTADAAFYPDHALVKKYMKLHHVNRGLERRVIDWYQHLQINKKMTNEVAILQHLPERLRAEVAVSVHMSTLSRVQIFQNCEASLLEELVLKLQPQTYSPGEYVCRKGDIGREMYIIREGQLAVVADDGITQYAVLGAGLYFGEISIINIKGNMSGNRRTANIKSLGYSDLFCLSKEDLREVLSEYPQAQAVMEEKGREILLKMNKLDVNAEAAEIALQEATEARLQGLDQQLDELQTKFARLLAELESSALKIAYRIERLEWQTREWPMPEGLVEADDEGEPEEGTSKGGKGSPGPE, encoded by the exons ATGAGCCAGGACAGCAAAGTGAAGACCACAGAGTCCAGCCCCCCTGCCCCTTCCAAGACCAG GAAGTCGCTGCCTGTcctggacccatctggagattacTACTACTGGTGGCTGAACACAATGGTCTTCCCAGTAATGTACAATCTCATCATCATAGTGTGCAG AGCATGCTTCCCTGACTTGCAACACAGTTATCTGGTGGCCTGGTGGGTGCTGGACTATACCAGTGACCTGCTATACCTACTGGACATCGTGGTGCGATTCCACACGG GATTCTTGGAACAGGGTATCCTAGTGGTGGAAAAGAGTAGGATCTCAAATCGCTACGTTCGCACATGGAGCTTCCTGTTGGACCTGGCCTCCCTGCTGCCTACAGACGTGGCCTACGTGCGGCTGGGCCCTCACACACCCACACTGAGGCTGAACCGCTTTCTGCGTGCGCCCCGCCTCTTCGAGGCCTTCGACCGCACAGAGACCCGCACAGCTTACCCAAATGCCTTTCGCATTGCCAAGCTGATGCTTTACATTTTTGTAGTCATCCACTGGAACAGCTGTCTGTACTTTGCCCTGTCCCGGTACCTGGGCTTCGGGCGCGATGCCTGGGTTTATCCAGACCCTGCACAGCCAGGCTTCGAGCGCCTAAGGCGCCAGTACCTCTACAGCTTTTACTTCTCCACGCTGATTCTCACCACCGTGGGCGATACTCCCCTGCCAGCCCGGGAGGAGGAGTACCTCTTCATGGTGGGCGACTTCCTGCTGGCTGTCATGGGCTTTGCCACCATCATGGGGAGCATGAGCTCCGTCATCTACAACATGAACACTGCAGACGCGGCTTTCTACCCAGACCATGCGCTCGTCAAGAAGTACATGAAGCTGCACCATGTCAACCGTGGGCTGGAGCGCCGAGTTATTGACTG GTACCAGCACCTGCAGATCAACAAGAAGATGACCAATGAGGTAGCCATCTTACAGCACTTGCCCGAGCGGCTGAGAGCAGAAGTGGCCGTATCCGTACACATGTCCACTCTGAGCCGGGTGCAGatcttccagaactgtgaggccaGCCTGCTGGAAGAACTGGTGCTGAAGCTGCAGCCCCAGACCTACTCACCAGGCGAGTACGTCTGCCGCAAGGGGGACATTGGCCGAGAGATGTACATCATCCGTGAGGGTCAACTGGCTGTGGTGGCAGATGATGGCATCACACAGTATGCCGTGCTCGGTGCAGGGCTCTACTTTGGAGAGATCAGCATCATCAACATCAAAG GGAACATGTCTGGGAACCGCCGCACAGCCAACATCAAAAGCCTAGGTTATTCGGACCTGTTCTGCCTGAGCAAGGAGGACCTGCGAGAGGTGCTGAGTGAGTATCCTCAGGCCCAGGCTGTCATGGAAGAGAAGGGTCGGGAGATCCTGCTCAAGATGAACAAGCTGGACGTGAATGCTGAGGCAGCTGAGATTGCCCTGCAGGAGGCTACAGAGGCTCGGCTGCAGGGCCTCGACCAGCAGCTTGATGAATTGCAGACCAAGTTTGCTCGCCTTCTGGCTGAGCTGGAGTCCAGCGCACTCAAGATCGCTTACCGTATTGAACGGCTGGAATGGCAGACACGAGAGTGGCCAATGCCTGAGGGTCTGGTCGAGGCTGATGATGAGGGAGAGCCTGAAGAGGGGACTTCTAAGGGTGGGAAGGGATCCCCAGGCCCAGAATAA